From one Sphingomonas sp. BT-65 genomic stretch:
- a CDS encoding hemolysin family protein gives MDPLPPFPWIDVAIILALVALNGVFAMSELAIVSARKARLEAMVRTGKRGAQTALDLAADPGKFLSTVQIGITLIGILAGAYSGASLGMPTAARIELLGAEKETAQTIGFAIVIALTTYASLIVGELVPKQFALRSPEPIAVVMATPMLWLSKATAPVVWVLDRSSALVFRLLGMNRESENRVTAEELHMLVAEATHSGVIEEHERSIISGVVRLADRPVREVMTPRTEVDWIDANLDEAGIRKALAETPHTRLPVAEGSVDAVVGVVQARDVVTALILGQPLDLRALMHAAPVLPDQVDAMDALGALRRAAVPMGFVHDEYGHFEGIVTPADLLAAIAGEFVSDADFGDEPAIVVRDDGSLLVSGQLAADALAERIRIELPEDRDYATVAGLALAVLKRLPQEGESFTEQGWRFEIVDMDGHKIDKLLVSETG, from the coding sequence ATGGACCCGCTCCCCCCATTTCCCTGGATCGACGTCGCGATCATCCTGGCGCTGGTCGCGCTCAACGGTGTGTTCGCGATGTCCGAGCTCGCGATCGTCTCCGCGCGCAAGGCGCGGCTGGAGGCGATGGTGCGCACCGGTAAGCGCGGCGCGCAGACCGCGCTCGACCTCGCCGCCGATCCCGGCAAGTTCCTCTCGACCGTGCAGATCGGCATCACCCTGATCGGCATCCTCGCCGGCGCCTATTCGGGCGCGAGCCTGGGTATGCCCACCGCGGCGCGGATCGAGCTGCTGGGGGCGGAGAAGGAGACCGCGCAGACGATCGGTTTCGCGATCGTCATCGCGCTCACCACCTATGCCTCGCTGATCGTCGGCGAGCTGGTACCCAAGCAGTTCGCGCTGCGCTCGCCTGAGCCGATCGCGGTGGTGATGGCGACGCCGATGCTGTGGCTGTCGAAGGCTACCGCACCGGTGGTGTGGGTGCTCGACCGGAGCAGCGCTTTGGTGTTCCGCCTGCTCGGCATGAACCGCGAATCGGAGAACCGCGTCACCGCCGAGGAGCTGCACATGCTGGTGGCCGAGGCGACGCATTCGGGAGTGATCGAGGAGCATGAGCGCTCGATCATCTCGGGGGTGGTGCGGCTCGCCGACCGGCCGGTGCGCGAGGTGATGACGCCGCGCACCGAGGTCGACTGGATCGACGCCAATCTCGACGAGGCCGGAATCCGCAAGGCGCTGGCCGAGACGCCGCATACCCGCCTGCCGGTTGCCGAGGGTTCGGTCGACGCGGTGGTCGGCGTGGTGCAGGCACGCGACGTGGTCACGGCGCTGATCCTTGGGCAGCCGCTCGACCTGCGCGCGCTGATGCACGCCGCGCCGGTGCTCCCCGACCAGGTCGACGCGATGGATGCGCTGGGCGCGCTGCGCCGTGCCGCCGTGCCGATGGGCTTCGTCCATGACGAATATGGGCATTTCGAGGGGATCGTGACCCCGGCCGATCTGCTTGCGGCGATCGCGGGCGAGTTCGTGTCGGACGCCGATTTCGGCGACGAACCCGCGATCGTGGTGCGCGATGACGGATCGCTGCTCGTCTCGGGCCAGCTCGCCGCCGACGCGCTGGCCGAGCGGATCAGGATCGAGCTGCCCGAGGATCGCGACTATGCGACGGTCGCCGGCCTCGCGCTCGCGGTGCTCAAGCGGCTGCCGCAGGAGGGCGAGAGCTTTACCGAGCAGGGCTGGCGGTTCGAGATCGTCGACATGGACGGGCACAAGATCGACAAGCTGCTGGTGAGCGAGACCGGATAG
- a CDS encoding DUF2093 domain-containing protein: protein MLMSSNTARPARLHYMANGFRVLAPGDHVVCAVSGEKIPLEALRYWSVEKQEPYATAEIATRAMMTP, encoded by the coding sequence ATGCTGATGTCGTCCAACACCGCCCGCCCGGCGCGGCTCCACTATATGGCGAACGGCTTTCGCGTGCTCGCGCCCGGCGACCATGTCGTGTGCGCGGTGAGCGGCGAGAAGATCCCGCTCGAGGCGCTGCGCTACTGGAGCGTCGAGAAGCAGGAGCCCTATGCCACGGCCGAAATCGCGACGCGGGCGATGATGACGCCATGA
- a CDS encoding OmpA family protein, with product MRNLGNWPLVPAIAALALTSACVTDPVTGEQRMSKAGIGAIGGALGGYILGDIVGGRRDRSEKIIGAGIGAIGGAAIGSYMDRQEREIRERTAGTDVEVIRRGDDLILSMPSGITFATDSSTIEPQFRPTLDKVADVLDRYNQTYVDVYGHTDSTGSDAYNQSLSERRADAVASYLSMRGVESARLEALGYGETQPVADNATIEGRAQNRRVEIKIVPVRDSDMR from the coding sequence ATGCGTAATCTCGGCAACTGGCCGCTCGTCCCCGCCATCGCGGCGCTCGCGCTGACAAGCGCCTGCGTCACCGATCCGGTGACTGGCGAGCAGCGCATGTCCAAGGCCGGCATCGGCGCGATCGGCGGCGCGCTGGGCGGCTATATCCTTGGCGACATCGTCGGCGGGCGGCGCGACCGGTCTGAAAAGATCATCGGCGCGGGCATCGGCGCGATCGGCGGCGCCGCCATCGGCAGCTACATGGACCGGCAGGAGCGCGAGATCCGCGAGCGTACCGCGGGCACCGATGTCGAGGTGATCCGCCGGGGCGACGACCTCATCCTGTCGATGCCGTCGGGCATCACCTTCGCCACCGACAGCTCGACGATCGAGCCGCAGTTCCGCCCCACGCTCGACAAGGTCGCCGACGTGCTCGACCGCTACAACCAGACCTATGTCGACGTGTACGGCCACACCGATTCGACCGGGTCGGACGCCTACAACCAGTCGCTGTCGGAGCGCCGCGCTGACGCGGTCGCCAGCTATCTCTCGATGCGCGGCGTCGAATCGGCGCGGCTCGAGGCGCTCGGCTATGGCGAGACCCAGCCCGTCGCCGACAACGCCACGATCGAAGGCCGCGCCCAGAACCGCCGCGTCGAGATCAAGATCGTGCCGGTGCGCGACAGCGACATGCGGTAA
- a CDS encoding glycine zipper 2TM domain-containing protein — MFKKLSLIGAALAMTGTALISATPAAAQRYEYRDDRGYYGDRGYRNDRGYRSYRGYDRRYNNRYNRYRAREKCRDGDGGTIVGAIAGGLAGNAIAGRGDRTLGTILGGAVGAIAGREIDRSDRPGYCRR, encoded by the coding sequence ATGTTCAAGAAGCTTTCCCTGATCGGCGCCGCGCTGGCGATGACCGGTACCGCGCTGATCTCCGCGACGCCCGCCGCTGCGCAGCGCTACGAGTATCGCGACGACCGCGGCTATTATGGCGACCGCGGTTACCGCAACGATCGCGGCTACCGCAGCTATCGTGGCTATGACCGCCGCTACAACAACCGCTACAACCGTTACCGGGCGCGCGAGAAGTGCCGCGACGGTGACGGCGGCACGATCGTCGGCGCGATCGCCGGCGGCCTCGCCGGCAACGCGATCGCCGGCCGCGGCGACCGCACGCTCGGCACGATCCTCGGCGGCGCGGTGGGCGCCATCGCCGGCCGCGAGATCGACCGGTCGGACCGTCCGGGCTATTGCCGCCGCTAA
- a CDS encoding nucleoside deaminase: MRAALDAARAAAQAGEVPVGAVVMQGDRQVAVAANAPRALCDPTAHAEMRVIREAAAKLGRERLEDCDLWVTLEPCAMCAGAIAHARIARVYYGAPDPKGGAVEHGPRFFAQPTCHHRPEVYSGIGEGEAGELLREFFAARR; this comes from the coding sequence ATGCGCGCCGCGCTCGATGCCGCCCGCGCCGCCGCACAGGCGGGCGAGGTGCCGGTCGGCGCGGTGGTGATGCAGGGCGACCGGCAGGTGGCGGTCGCGGCCAACGCGCCGCGTGCCCTGTGCGACCCCACCGCGCATGCCGAGATGCGGGTGATTCGCGAGGCCGCGGCGAAGCTCGGCCGCGAGCGGCTGGAGGATTGCGACCTGTGGGTGACGCTGGAGCCCTGCGCGATGTGCGCCGGGGCGATCGCGCATGCCCGGATCGCGCGCGTCTATTACGGCGCACCCGATCCCAAAGGTGGGGCGGTCGAGCACGGCCCGCGCTTCTTCGCGCAACCCACCTGCCATCACCGGCCGGAAGTGTATTCCGGGATCGGGGAAGGCGAGGCAGGCGAGTTGCTGCGGGAGTTCTTCGCGGCGCGGCGGTGA
- a CDS encoding outer membrane protein, producing MKKIALALVALTAAATPAFAQDEAAPFNGAHVSAVVGYDILDLNTAGLDNPDGLAYGVNLGYDLQRGNVLFGIEGEVTESTAEVKAGNTVVASAGRDLYVGGRLGYVLGKTAIYGKAGYTNARVESVAGDDNGDGFRVGGGVERKFGQNLFGKVEYRYSNYEADVERHQVVAGVGMRF from the coding sequence ATGAAGAAGATTGCTCTGGCGCTCGTCGCCCTGACCGCCGCCGCAACGCCGGCTTTCGCGCAGGACGAAGCCGCCCCCTTCAACGGCGCGCATGTTTCGGCCGTTGTCGGCTACGACATTCTCGACCTCAACACCGCGGGTCTCGATAACCCCGATGGCCTCGCCTATGGCGTGAACCTCGGCTATGATCTCCAGCGCGGCAACGTCCTGTTCGGCATCGAGGGCGAGGTCACCGAATCCACTGCCGAGGTCAAGGCGGGCAACACCGTCGTCGCTTCGGCGGGCCGCGACCTCTATGTCGGCGGCCGTCTCGGCTATGTGCTGGGCAAGACCGCGATCTACGGCAAGGCCGGCTACACCAATGCGCGCGTCGAGAGCGTCGCGGGCGACGACAATGGCGACGGCTTCCGTGTCGGCGGCGGCGTCGAGCGCAAATTCGGCCAGAACCTCTTCGGCAAGGTCGAGTATCGCTATTCGAACT
- the purD gene encoding phosphoribosylamine--glycine ligase: MNVLLLGSGGREHALAWKLAQSPRLDSLHAIPGNPGIAQYATCHEVKLTDHPAVIEFCRAHDIGFVVVGPEAPLVDGLSDSLRAAGLPVFGPSQAAAQLEGSKGFTKDLCARENIPTAGYVRVTDLATARAALARDFPRPVVIKADGLAAGKGVTIAFTDEEAEAAIAAIFDKPGGEAVIEEFLEGEEASLFILTDGKAIMPMGSAQDHKRVGDGDTGPNTGGMGAYSPARVLTPELEAAAIDTIIRPTVVAMARDGIPYSGVLYAGLMLTRAGPKLIEYNARFGDPECQVLMLRLEDDLLDLMLAAETGELASRPAPRFGAETALTVVMAAKGYPGTPETGGAIRGLDAAEETGAQVFQAGTRMDGDTLVAAGGRVLTVTATGASVTEAQAAAYRAVDAIDFPTGFARRDIGWREVARERG; this comes from the coding sequence ATGAATGTCCTGTTGCTTGGGTCCGGTGGCCGCGAACATGCGCTCGCCTGGAAGCTCGCGCAATCGCCCCGGCTCGATAGCCTGCACGCGATCCCCGGCAACCCCGGAATCGCCCAATACGCGACTTGCCACGAGGTGAAGCTCACCGATCACCCCGCAGTGATCGAGTTCTGCCGCGCGCACGACATCGGCTTCGTCGTGGTCGGCCCTGAAGCGCCTTTGGTCGATGGCCTCAGCGACAGCCTGCGCGCCGCCGGCCTCCCCGTGTTCGGCCCCTCGCAGGCGGCCGCCCAGCTCGAAGGGTCGAAGGGCTTCACCAAGGACCTGTGCGCGCGCGAGAACATCCCCACCGCCGGCTATGTCCGCGTCACCGATCTCGCCACCGCCCGTGCCGCGCTCGCCCGCGATTTCCCGCGGCCGGTGGTGATCAAGGCCGATGGTCTCGCCGCGGGCAAGGGCGTGACCATCGCCTTCACCGACGAGGAGGCCGAGGCCGCGATCGCCGCGATCTTCGACAAGCCCGGCGGCGAGGCGGTGATCGAGGAATTCCTCGAAGGCGAGGAAGCCAGCCTGTTCATCCTCACCGACGGCAAGGCGATCATGCCGATGGGCTCGGCGCAGGACCACAAGCGCGTCGGCGACGGCGACACCGGCCCCAATACCGGCGGGATGGGCGCCTACAGCCCTGCCCGCGTGCTCACCCCCGAGTTGGAAGCCGCGGCGATCGACACGATCATCCGCCCCACCGTCGTGGCGATGGCCAGGGACGGCATTCCCTATTCAGGCGTGCTCTATGCCGGCCTCATGCTCACCCGCGCCGGCCCCAAGCTGATCGAGTACAACGCCCGCTTCGGCGACCCCGAATGCCAGGTGTTGATGCTGCGGCTCGAGGATGATCTGCTCGACCTCATGCTCGCGGCCGAGACCGGCGAGCTGGCCAGCCGTCCCGCCCCGCGCTTCGGCGCCGAGACCGCGCTCACCGTGGTGATGGCGGCGAAGGGCTATCCCGGCACGCCCGAGACCGGCGGCGCGATCCGCGGGCTCGACGCCGCCGAGGAAACCGGCGCGCAGGTCTTCCAGGCCGGCACGCGCATGGATGGCGACACGCTCGTCGCCGCGGGCGGCCGCGTTCTCACGGTCACCGCCACCGGCGCCAGCGTCACCGAAGCGCAGGCGGCCGCCTATCGCGCGGTCGACGCGATCGACTTCCCCACCGGCTTCGCCCGCCGCGACATCGGCTGGCGCGAAGTGGCGCGCGAGCGGGGCTAG
- the rpmB gene encoding 50S ribosomal protein L28, whose translation MSRICELTGKGRQVGHNVSHANNKTKRTFLPNLQNVTLLSEALERSVRLRVSTHGLRSVEHNGGLDNWLLKTSDEKLSLKARRLKREIAKKATAAA comes from the coding sequence ATGTCGCGCATTTGCGAGCTGACCGGCAAGGGCCGGCAGGTGGGACACAATGTTTCCCACGCCAACAACAAGACCAAGCGCACCTTTCTGCCCAACCTGCAGAATGTGACGCTGCTGTCGGAAGCGCTGGAGCGTTCGGTTCGCCTGCGCGTCTCGACGCACGGCCTGCGCTCGGTCGAGCACAATGGCGGTCTCGACAACTGGCTGCTCAAGACCAGCGACGAGAAGCTCTCGCTCAAGGCGCGCCGCCTGAAGCGCGAGATCGCCAAGAAGGCGACCGCCGCGGCCTGA
- a CDS encoding esterase-like activity of phytase family protein: protein MRILLSVLLLLLFVPSWSGDERLALLPAKAEMAAHPMALDWRDPARVKLGGLTFLGGVYLTGPKPAFGGFSAMTVEGDRFTLLSDGGNIVSFRMGRDWQARAPRFAELPDGPGRGWHKSERDSESLTRDPATGQLWVGFERANQIWRYAPGFARAEAHAAPPAMAEWPDNGGAEAMARLRDGSFIVLSESEDGDAKGTRRGLWFAGDPVRAPRRGFAFSYRPPKGFKPTDIAELPDGRLVVLNRKASLREMFTAVVAIVDRGAVGAGRIATGREIARFAAPVVHDNFEAVAVTREGRDTILWIASDDNQWRLQRSLLLKFRLDV from the coding sequence ATGCGTATCCTGCTCTCCGTGCTCCTGCTGTTGTTGTTCGTGCCGAGCTGGTCGGGGGACGAGCGGCTGGCGCTGCTGCCCGCGAAGGCCGAGATGGCGGCGCATCCGATGGCGCTTGACTGGCGCGATCCCGCGCGGGTGAAGCTTGGCGGGCTGACCTTTCTGGGCGGGGTGTACCTGACCGGCCCTAAGCCGGCGTTCGGGGGCTTCTCCGCGATGACCGTGGAGGGCGACCGCTTCACGCTGCTGAGCGACGGCGGGAATATCGTCAGCTTCCGGATGGGGCGCGACTGGCAGGCGCGCGCCCCGCGCTTCGCCGAGCTGCCCGACGGACCGGGGCGCGGCTGGCACAAGTCCGAGCGCGACAGCGAATCGCTCACGCGCGATCCGGCGACGGGGCAGCTATGGGTGGGGTTCGAGCGGGCGAACCAGATCTGGCGCTATGCTCCCGGCTTCGCACGCGCCGAGGCACATGCGGCGCCGCCGGCGATGGCGGAGTGGCCCGACAATGGCGGCGCCGAAGCGATGGCGCGGCTGCGCGACGGCAGCTTCATCGTGCTGTCGGAAAGCGAGGACGGTGACGCCAAGGGCACGCGGCGCGGGCTGTGGTTCGCGGGCGATCCGGTGCGCGCGCCGCGGCGCGGCTTCGCGTTCAGCTATCGTCCGCCCAAGGGGTTCAAGCCGACCGACATCGCCGAGCTGCCCGACGGAAGGCTGGTGGTGCTCAACCGCAAGGCTTCGCTGCGCGAGATGTTCACCGCGGTGGTGGCGATCGTGGATCGCGGCGCGGTGGGTGCAGGCCGAATCGCCACGGGCCGGGAGATCGCGCGCTTCGCCGCACCGGTGGTGCACGATAATTTCGAGGCGGTGGCGGTGACTCGCGAAGGGCGCGATACGATCCTGTGGATCGCCTCGGATGACAATCAGTGGCGGTTGCAGCGTTCGCTGCTGCTCAAGTTCAGGTTGGACGTATAG
- a CDS encoding M23 family metallopeptidase — translation MKATGGLVIASAALGLTAAIPAALAPADAAAGQARASAARNDFAFDGPMIQGGTVLGTAPALTSRLSFNGQDVPVAADGRFLIAFDRDAGPAAAIVATRVDGSAMRRTLTVQPRAWRIERLNTLPRYSQPTAEFQRRRPGELAQMSTARAIRSPSQGWRQRFMWPVTGRISGLFGSQRIYKGEPGAYHSGVDVARPSGTPVLAPADGVVILAAQAPFTLEGRLLMLDHGMGLNSAFLHLSRIDVKVGEVVRRGQTVGAVGATGRATGPHLHWGMKWNGARIDPLLLAGSMPVTAD, via the coding sequence ATGAAGGCAACGGGGGGGCTTGTCATCGCGAGCGCCGCCCTTGGCCTGACGGCCGCCATTCCCGCCGCGCTGGCACCCGCGGACGCTGCGGCGGGGCAGGCTCGCGCTTCCGCCGCGCGCAACGACTTCGCGTTCGACGGGCCGATGATCCAGGGCGGCACCGTGCTCGGCACCGCGCCCGCGCTGACCAGCCGGCTGAGCTTCAATGGCCAGGATGTGCCGGTCGCGGCGGACGGCCGTTTCCTCATCGCGTTCGACCGCGACGCGGGGCCTGCGGCTGCGATCGTCGCGACGCGGGTCGATGGCAGCGCAATGCGGCGCACGCTTACGGTACAGCCGCGCGCCTGGCGGATCGAGCGGCTCAATACGCTGCCGCGCTATTCGCAGCCGACCGCGGAGTTTCAGCGCCGTCGTCCGGGCGAGCTCGCCCAGATGAGCACGGCGCGCGCGATCCGCTCGCCCTCGCAGGGCTGGCGGCAACGTTTCATGTGGCCGGTGACCGGGCGCATCTCGGGCCTGTTCGGCTCGCAGCGCATCTACAAGGGCGAGCCCGGCGCCTACCATTCGGGCGTCGATGTCGCGCGGCCGAGCGGCACGCCCGTGCTCGCGCCGGCGGACGGGGTGGTGATCCTGGCGGCGCAGGCGCCGTTCACGCTCGAGGGCAGGCTGCTGATGCTCGACCATGGCATGGGCCTCAACAGCGCCTTCCTCCACCTCTCGCGCATCGACGTGAAGGTCGGCGAGGTGGTACGGCGGGGTCAGACCGTGGGCGCGGTGGGCGCGACCGGGCGCGCCACCGGGCCGCATCTCCACTGGGGAATGAAGTGGAACGGCGCGCGGATCGACCCGCTACTGCTCGCCGGATCGATGCCGGTGACGGCCGACTGA
- a CDS encoding ankyrin repeat domain-containing protein — MLERIAAGRTDLIFDWLAGGGDPQARVEGADLIGWCAYYGDVSAIRRLVEAGVPLERLGRNLGLGGAAFHGHWRLCAWLIEQGADADGADPESGETPLHNAVSRDSPGQEAVVAVLLAAGADPNKATIPGTETGCFMRDVRNRGEGALHRAAAYATQGTIERLIAAGAVLDQRDAHGDSPLSWGSWARRDTAVLCLLLFPPHRINPARTSMAQYLIGDADQAIAEPD, encoded by the coding sequence ATGCTGGAACGCATCGCGGCGGGCCGCACCGACCTGATCTTCGACTGGCTCGCCGGCGGCGGCGATCCGCAGGCGCGCGTCGAGGGCGCCGACCTGATCGGCTGGTGCGCCTATTATGGCGATGTGAGCGCGATCCGGCGGCTGGTGGAGGCAGGCGTGCCGCTCGAGCGGCTCGGCCGCAACCTCGGCCTCGGCGGCGCGGCGTTCCACGGGCATTGGCGGCTGTGCGCCTGGCTGATCGAGCAAGGCGCGGACGCCGATGGCGCCGATCCGGAGAGCGGCGAGACGCCGTTGCACAACGCGGTGAGCCGCGACAGTCCGGGACAGGAGGCGGTTGTCGCAGTGCTGTTGGCGGCTGGCGCCGATCCCAACAAGGCGACGATTCCCGGGACTGAGACTGGTTGCTTCATGCGCGATGTGCGCAACCGCGGCGAGGGCGCGCTGCACCGCGCGGCGGCTTATGCCACGCAGGGGACGATCGAGCGGCTGATCGCGGCGGGCGCGGTGCTCGACCAGCGCGACGCGCATGGGGATTCGCCGCTCAGCTGGGGGAGCTGGGCGCGGCGCGATACCGCGGTGCTGTGCCTGCTGCTGTTCCCGCCGCACCGGATCAATCCGGCGCGCACCTCGATGGCGCAATATCTGATCGGGGACGCCGACCAGGCGATTGCGGAGCCGGACTAG
- the xseA gene encoding exodeoxyribonuclease VII large subunit translates to MSDPFDDNVPPRLVAEGREGDNAAPLSVGELSLKLKRMVEGEFGHVRLRGEISGFKRAASGHVYLALKDADAVIDAVMWRGQAALVPFSPQDGIEVIATGKLTTYPGRSKYQIVIERMELAGEGALMALFEKLKAQLAGEGLFDPARKKPLPFAPQTIGVVTSPTGAVIRDILHRLEDRFPTHVLVWPVKVQGQGAAEEVAAAVRGFDAMVEDGSVRRPDLVIVARGGGSIEDLWAFNEEVVVRAVAACSIPVISAVGHETDTSLCDFAADMRAPTPTAAAEMAVPVRAELANGIATLGLRAERCARRYHERGGERLAALVRVLPRRDALLGPQRQKADDMGARLDRALERRVTVARGVLDRAAGALRPAVLERKLDTLRHRLEGAGKLLDAVNPDNLLQRGYVRVGAKASGKVVASAADARAAGAVTLHFRDGVVDARVERAGGKPYAPSKPEQPDLF, encoded by the coding sequence ATGTCAGACCCCTTCGACGATAACGTTCCGCCGCGGCTCGTAGCCGAGGGGCGGGAGGGGGACAACGCCGCTCCGCTTTCGGTCGGCGAATTGTCGCTGAAACTGAAGCGCATGGTCGAGGGCGAGTTCGGCCATGTCCGGCTGCGCGGCGAGATTTCGGGGTTCAAGCGTGCGGCGTCGGGGCATGTCTATCTCGCGCTCAAGGACGCTGACGCGGTGATCGACGCGGTGATGTGGCGTGGGCAGGCGGCTTTGGTGCCGTTCAGCCCGCAGGACGGGATCGAGGTGATCGCCACCGGCAAGCTCACCACCTACCCCGGCCGCTCCAAATACCAGATCGTGATCGAGCGGATGGAGCTGGCCGGCGAAGGCGCGTTGATGGCGCTGTTCGAGAAATTGAAGGCACAGCTCGCCGGGGAGGGGCTGTTCGACCCGGCGCGCAAGAAGCCGCTGCCGTTTGCGCCGCAGACGATCGGCGTGGTGACGTCGCCTACCGGGGCGGTGATCCGCGATATCCTCCATCGGCTCGAGGACCGCTTTCCGACCCACGTGCTGGTCTGGCCGGTCAAGGTGCAAGGCCAGGGCGCGGCCGAGGAAGTGGCGGCGGCGGTGCGCGGGTTCGATGCGATGGTGGAGGATGGGTCGGTGCGGCGGCCGGACCTGGTGATCGTCGCGCGCGGCGGCGGCTCGATCGAGGATCTGTGGGCGTTCAACGAGGAAGTCGTGGTGCGCGCGGTGGCGGCATGCTCGATCCCGGTCATCTCGGCGGTGGGGCACGAGACCGACACCAGCCTGTGCGACTTTGCCGCCGACATGCGCGCGCCGACCCCGACCGCGGCGGCGGAGATGGCCGTACCCGTGCGCGCCGAGCTCGCCAACGGCATCGCCACGCTCGGCCTGCGCGCCGAGCGCTGCGCGCGGCGCTATCACGAGCGCGGCGGAGAGCGATTGGCGGCCTTGGTGCGCGTGCTGCCCCGGCGCGACGCATTGCTCGGGCCGCAGCGGCAAAAGGCCGACGACATGGGCGCGCGGCTCGACCGGGCGCTGGAGCGGCGCGTGACGGTGGCGCGCGGCGTGCTCGACCGCGCGGCGGGCGCGCTGCGGCCGGCGGTGCTCGAGCGCAAGCTCGACACACTGCGTCACCGGCTGGAGGGGGCGGGCAAGCTGCTCGACGCGGTCAATCCCGACAATCTGCTCCAGCGCGGTTATGTCCGCGTCGGCGCCAAGGCGAGCGGCAAGGTGGTGGCGAGCGCGGCGGACGCGCGCGCGGCGGGCGCGGTGACGCTCCATTTCCGCGACGGCGTGGTGGATGCGCGGGTTGAGCGCGCAGGCGGCAAACCCTATGCTCCATCCAAGCCCGAACAGCCCGATCTGTTCTGA